Sequence from the Microbacterium sp. 1.5R genome:
TAGGTGCCGCACGTCAGGACGATGACGCCCTGCGCGACGCAGGCCTTGGCGACCGCGGAGGTGAGGGCGGCGTCGGGCGCGTTGGTCTCGGGGTCGACGAACTCGGCGGCGATCATGGCGCCGTGGCCGCGGATGTCTCCGATGCGGGTGTCCTTCTCCTGCATGGCTCCGAGGCGTGCCGTGAGGATCTCGCCGATCTCGCGAGCGCGCTCGATCACGCCGTCGTTCTCGAACACATCGATCGCGGCGAGCGCCGCAGCGCAGGCGATCGGGTTTCCGCCGTAGGTGCCGCCGAGGCCGCCTGCGTGCGAGGCGTCCATGATCTCGGAGCGCCCCGTGACGGCGGCGAGGGGCAGACCGCCCGCGATGCCCTTGGCGGTCGTGATGAGGTCGGGCTCGATGCCGAAGATCTCGCTCGCGAACATGTGGCCGGTGCGGGCGAAGCCGGTCTGCACCTCGTCGGCGATGAACACGACGCCGTTCGCGCGGGACCACGAGGCGATCGCCGGGAGGAAGCCCTCCGCCGGGACGATGAAGCCGCCCTCTCCCTGGATCGGCTCGATGATGACGGCGGCGAGGTTGTCGGCGCCGATCTGCTTCTCGAGCTGCAGGATCACGCGGGCGGCGGCCTCTGCGCCGTCGAGACCGTCGCGGAACGGGTACGACATCGGCGCACGGTACACCTCGGGGGCGAACGGGCCGAAGCCGCTCTTGTACGGCATCGACTTCGCGGTCAGCGCCATGGTGAGGTTGGTGCGGCCGTGGTAGCCGTGGTCGAAGGCGACGACGGCCTGGCGACCGGTGTGCTTGCGGGCGATCTTGATCGCGTTCTCGACGGCCTCGGCGCCGGAGTTGAACAGGGCGCTCTTCTTGGCGAAGTCGCCGGGAGTGAGGCGGTTGAGCGCTTCGGCGACGCCGATGTACGACTCGTACGGCGAGATCATGAAGCAGGTGTGTGTGAACTGCGCGGCCTGCGCGGCCACGGCTGCGGCGATCTTGGGGTGCGCGTTGCCGACGGTCGTCACGGCAATGCCGGAGCCGAGGTCGATCAGCGAGTTGCCGTCGGCATCCACGACCACTCCCCCGCCGGCGGCGACGGCCGCGACGGGAACCGTGTGCCCGACGCCGGCGGCGACGGCATCGGCCTTGCGGGCGAGGATCTCGGCCGAGCGGGGGCCGGGAAGGTCGGTGACGAGACGACGCTCCTGGGGGAGGTCGGGTCCGCCGAGCGGGACTGCAACAGCTGCGGTGTCGAGGAGAGCCATGTCCGTG
This genomic interval carries:
- the gabT gene encoding 4-aminobutyrate--2-oxoglutarate transaminase translates to MALLDTAAVAVPLGGPDLPQERRLVTDLPGPRSAEILARKADAVAAGVGHTVPVAAVAAGGGVVVDADGNSLIDLGSGIAVTTVGNAHPKIAAAVAAQAAQFTHTCFMISPYESYIGVAEALNRLTPGDFAKKSALFNSGAEAVENAIKIARKHTGRQAVVAFDHGYHGRTNLTMALTAKSMPYKSGFGPFAPEVYRAPMSYPFRDGLDGAEAAARVILQLEKQIGADNLAAVIIEPIQGEGGFIVPAEGFLPAIASWSRANGVVFIADEVQTGFARTGHMFASEIFGIEPDLITTAKGIAGGLPLAAVTGRSEIMDASHAGGLGGTYGGNPIACAAALAAIDVFENDGVIERAREIGEILTARLGAMQEKDTRIGDIRGHGAMIAAEFVDPETNAPDAALTSAVAKACVAQGVIVLTCGTYGNVIRFLPPLSIGDDLLNEGLDVVAAALAATAG